GTGATAAGAAATTGCTTTTCCAGCAATAGAGCCGGAGAAGGTAAAATTCTATTTTCACTTCCCCGTTTCAGCCTGAAATTACAATTAAACCACCATGTTGTTCCTGTCAATAAGGAAACAGGACCGAAAACAGGATCCAAAACACCATGCATGAAGAAAAACAGACATGATTGCCCGAAATTGACAGGAAAAAGGGCGCAGTTTTCCTGTTACCGGTTATTGAAACCTTTGCGCTTCAATTAACAGTGCAAAACGGTTCTTCATGAGCAGGCCAGCCATCGTCAATAGGTTCTTGAATGACATCCTGGAATGGTTGCGGTCTTTTGGGAGGTGACCGGGATTTCTCCCAGAGCCCAAGGTGCTCAAGTATCTGCCTGATTACCTCAGGCTGGGATCCGGTTATAAAACTGATGATCTTCATCCCGGCATGGCATTTGGGACATTCAAGGGGATCAACCTCCCACACCTTTTTGATGCACTCACGCCATGTTTTGGGAGGTATCCTGCAGGGTTTATATGTAGACACATCCAGCGCCTCTATCTCTTCCGGCACTGTCGTGGAATCCGGGATGTCAGTCTTTAGTCCGGCCTCTTTACGCCGATTTCCCCGGCTGCGGTTTGAATACCAGCCATAATATCTGACCAAAGGAATCGTCTATCAACTCCTATGCCTTGACAGGAACAGCATATTTCGTGCCTCTGGCCGGCTAAAAAGCAATTTCTTATCACCTTGATGATCCGGCTGCTGTAAAAGGGCCTCTTTCATGGCCTCAGAAAGGGCCTTTGGATAGCCCACAGGTACCAGTCGCCCGACCATTCCTCCCTGCAGGACCTCCCTGGGCCCGCTGGGGCAATCGGTGGAGACCACCGGGGTCCCTGCGGCAAGTGCCTCTATAAGCACAACCGGCATGCCTTCGCAAACAGACGAAAGGACAAAAAAAGAGGGCTTGACCGAACATAATTCTTACCATATGTTACTATTGTAAGAATTTTTCAATAAGGTAAGAAGACATGCAGACCACGATTACCTCAAAATACCAGACCACAATTCCCAAAGCCATACGGCAAAAACTGGGCCTGTCAGTCCATGATACACTTGAATGGGATCTCAAAAACGGCATTATGGTAGTCAAGCCCAGGAAAGCCGGCTTCTTGCGTTTCAGGAATATCGTCAGAACAGGTCCGGGAGACATTAAACGTGATATCCATAAAGCAAGAAAGCTGAGAGCTACCAGGACAGGCACGGACATGAAACCGTGATGCAAAAAGTCGTAATTGACACCAACTGCCTGATTTCCTATGTAACAGATCGCAATCTCAAACAGCAGGAGATTGTCTCATCGGTACTGGAACAGGCAGCCGGCTTGAAGATATGCATTTACTGTCACTTCCATGTAATCAGTGAGTTCATTTTCGTCCTGGATTCTGTCTACGGCATAAACCCAAAAGACATAAGAGTTATGGCCCAGGAATTTCTATCAATGCCGGGTGTAGAACTCATTTCCGAGGTCAACACAAAGACCCTGTTCACCTTCTGGCCAGAGCGCATCCGTGATTACGGCGATGCAATAATTGCCGCGACTTGCCGCCATATCAGGGGAGGCGCCGTGTTGACATTTGACAGCAGGTTCAAGGCTTCTCTTAAAGGACTCAGGCTGAAGATATATTAACCTTACAAAAATTTTTAACGGAGAGTGTCCAAAATTTGTTGACAGGTTCCGCTTTTTCGATGCGATTGAAAGACAAGGTGATTTCTGTGCCGAATCCATCGCACCAGTTCCAGGGCTTTATTCACATCTACCTGAGTTTTATCCCGAATTATGCAGCAGCCAAGTTTGCCAAAGATGCGAGGCGGAAGGCACGCAGACGTACTTTTGTACTTCAAGTGCCTGACAACAAAGCAGATTTGGTAAAATTGGCTGCCCCTTGTGGCTTCAAATACCGAACAATTTTTAACTCCGGTGGAATGCACCTTTTGGGTGAACATTCCAAACTGGACAATACACCATAACTTACTGATTTTTCTATTTGTTCCTTATTGTTCGGTGTTTGAAGTGCATAATTTGGGTTTATGCCTTAGTACAACAGTATAGGCCGAATCTTATAAGTGGGTAAGCAGGCAGGCCTAAACCGCTGATTCGTGAGTTCTGATGGAAAAGGCTTGAGAATAGAACGATTTGAGGATATTAATGCTTTGTAGTCGGCCCGAGTGCTAACTCGCGAGTTCAACGAAAGAAAGGTAACCCTTGAACGGTGAACCCTGAACCTTCAAACACAGAAAAGGCGTTTTCAGAACTAAGGTCGATTGTAGCCCGCCTGAGGGCACCTGACGGATGTCCCTGGGACAGGGAGCAGACCCCTTCTTCTGTGAAAAAATATATTCTGGAGGAGGCCTATGAGCTGTCAGAGGCTATTGACGAGAAAGACCCGAAGCCCGTAGCGGAGGAATTGGGAGATCTCTTCTTCATGCTGCTTCTGCTTGCGAACATATACGAAGAGGCTGATATATCCTTTCTCGAGCAGGCCTTTGCCGGCATCGGCCGGAAGATGATCAGGCGCCACCCCCACATATTCGGGGATGTGAAAGTTACCAGCATAGAGGAGGTGGCAGCCAACTGGCAGGCAATAAAGGCCGGAGAGGCAGAAGAAAGGGGAGAGAAACACAGTGTCCTGGGGCATCTGCCCAAATCACTGCCTGCGCTTCAAAGGGCCTTCCGGGTTGGAGAAAGGGCCTCGAGGGTGAGCTTTGACTGGGTCAAGCCGGAGGATGTCTGGGCAAAAATGGCAGAAGAAGAACAGGAGCTGAGAGAAGCTATTAGCACCAAATCCAGAGATCATATTGAGCACGAAATAGGAGATGTCCTGTTCACCATGGCCAATATGGCCCGGCTGCTGAAAATCAATCCGGAAGATGCGCTCCAAAAAACCATAGACAGGTTTGTGGCACGTTTTTATGCCATGGAGGACATCATCAGGTCACAGGGGAATGAACTCGCCCGGTGCTCTGTTGAAGAAATGGATAAGGCCTGGGCTGAGGCAAAAAAAATCTGTAAATAAACTCAGGATCAACAGGTCCCGGACCTGCATATGACAGGACACAAAGACTCCGTCCTCAAAAAGAAATTCTGGGTCTGCCTCCTTGTCCTGGGGACTTCTTCCGTATCGGTTCAGCTTATAATGATCCGGGAGGTCATGTCCACTTTTGGCGGCAATGAGTTGGTTATAGGCCTTGTGCTTGGAGTATGGCTTCTGTTTACAGGTCTTGGCAGCGCCCTTGGTGTACCGGTTGCCAAAAGGGCAAGTCCGGAAAAGGCGCTTTTTGCGGGCCACATCCTGGTCGGAGTCTTGCCTTTTTTCCAGGTTGCGGCTGTACGGGCCCTCCCGCTCCTATGGGTGCGGGGCGAAATGCTGGGCCTTACTCCGGCAATTTTCTCAAGCACCTTGATCCTTATCCCATACTGCCTCGTCGCAGGCGGGATGTTACCCATAGCAGGAACCCTGCTCAAGGGTGAGGATACTACGAGCAGGGTATACATTGCCGACACCATGGGAGATATTGCCGGCGGTCTCCTGTTCAGCCTTGTCCTTGTTTATACCCTTTCCCACTGGGACAGCCTGATTGTTCTCGGCATGCTGAACCTGCTTGCCGGTGCCATGATGACCTCATACGCAGGCCTTCCGGTACTGGTACTTCTGGGACTCGTCATGGCGGCAACCAGGCCTCTTGATATGTCCACGCTTTCGTTACGCTTCCCCGGCCAGGAATTGATCCTGCATAAGAACACGCCCTTTGCCCAGCTTACCATCTCCAGGACCGGCGGGCAGCTCAATGTCCTGCAGGACGCAATCCCCCTGTATTCGACCGGCGACCTTGATATGGAGTCTGTGGCCCATCTTCCACTCTGCCAGATTAAGCAGGGGGCCAATATTCTTTTGATTGCAGGGGGGGTCTTTGGAACCATTGAGGAGATTGCCAGGCACAGACCGAAGCGGGTTGATTATATCGAACTAGATCCTGCCATTCTCAAACTGGATAAGCTGATCGACAAGAGCCTTTCTCATTCTTTTGTCAAGGTACACGTTGGTGATGGACGTCTCTTTGTAAAGCAGGCAAGAACAAAATACGATGCCGTTATTGTGGACCTTCCGGACCCGGAAAACGCTCAGCTCAACCGTTTCTACAGCCTGGAATTCTTTCGTGAAGTAAAATCGATCCTTACGGATCACGGAGTGCTCGCGTTCACTCTTGTGGGTGCTGAGAACTATCTTGAAGAAAAGGGCCTGGCTGTGAATCGTTCAGTTTATGCCGCGCTGGAAAATACTTTCAGGCATATTCTGGTCTTTCCCGGAACCACCCATTACTACCTGGCCTCCGATGCCCCTTTAACTGCCGACATTGCAGGAGTGCTGACCAGGCGCAAGATCGTCACAAGACGCCTGGTGGATTATGAACTGCCCAGCATGACCGATCCGTTCCGCATGGACATTCTCAGGCGCCTTCTTATCGAAGAAAAAGTCCCGCCGAACAGAGACCTCTCTCCCTCTGCCTTCAGGCACCTCCTGGACATGTGGCTGAAGAAATCCGAGAGCCCGAAGATGCTTCAATATGTCATGTTCGTGTCAATCCTGGCATTTGCGCTCCTTGCATGCCGCAGGGATCTGCTCCGGTTCACCGTTATGACCTCCGGATATGCTGGCATGGCCTTTGAGCTGTCCCTTCTCCTGTTATTTCAGGTCATATACGGTTATGTGTACCTGCGAATCTGTATCTTTGTAACACTTTTTATGATAGGATCTGCACTGGGTGCCTATGCATCCGGAAGATTAAAAAAGGATACATCTTGGCAAGTGCTTGCTGCTGACTCGGCCCTTATTGCACTGGCTGCACTGGCATGTATTGCAACCATTGCCGGGATCGGTGCAAAGGCCCGGATTTCCCTGTTTGCCATGCAGTATATCGTGATTCCGTCTTTGATCTTTCTTGCGGCCTCTGCAGCCGGGTGTCAGTTTTCCGCTATCTCCCGCATGGCCAGGGGCACCGGGGCGGAGATTACAGGACGCCTTTATATGGCAGACCTTGCGGGTGCAGCATGCGGTACTATATTGACAGGACTGCTGTTTCTTCCCAAAATAGGAATCATGGGCGTTATGGCCTCAGTGCTGATGCTCAAAGGGCTCAGTCTTGGGCTTAATGCATGGCGAAAGAAATGAAAACAACCCGCAGGCATTTCATTAAGACAGCCTTTTGTGCAACCTGTGGCGCTTTAATGTTTCCCTGGGAGTGTGTATGGGCCAAAGAGCATTTTTCTCCAGCGGACCCCCATGTAAAGGAGGCATATTTCTATAAACAGCTTACCGGCGGAGCGGTCCGGTGCAGCACATGCCCGCACGAATGTGTGATCCTGCCCGGCAGACGCGGAAGATGCCGCGCAAAGGTCAACATCGATGGAAAACTCTTTTCCATCTCTTATGGTAACCCTTGTGTGGTACATGTTGACCCGGTGGAGAAAAAGCCGCTTCTGCATTTCTATCCGGGAAGCAATGCATTTTCTCTCGCAGTAGCCGGATGCAATTTTCGCTGCCTGAACTGCCAGAACTGGGAGATATCTCAAACCAGTCCGGACAAGACCCGCAATTACGACCTGCCCCCCGAAGAGGTTGTCATGGCAGCTTCGCAATACAGATGCAAGAGCATTGCCTATACCTATTCCGAGGCCACGACTTTTTATGAATATATGGTCGATATTTCGGCAAAGGCAAAAGAAGCCGGAATAAAGAATATCTGGGTGAGCGCTGCATATATTAACCAGCCCGCCCTGAACAGGCTGTGTGATGTGATCGACGCAGCCAGTGTCAATCTGAAGAGCTTCTCAGACAAGATCTACCAGGATCTGAACGGCGGGCATCTTGAGCCGGTCCTTGAGACCTTTAAGACACTGCACCGGCGAGGCGTCTGGATGGAGATCATCAACCTGGTCATTCCGACTTATACAGACGACATGGAAATGATAAAAAAGATGTGCGGGTGGATTGCGGATAACCTCGGAACTGAATATCCTCTTCATTTCTCGCGGTTTTTCCCCAAGTATAAGCTCGTCCATCTGCCGCCCACACCTGTAGATGTCCTGGAGCAGGCCAGAGATGTGGCCTTGGAGCAGGGGCTTCGTTACGTTTACATCGGCAATGTGCCCGGCGGGTGTGACAAGACCGTATGTCCTGATTGCAAGCGCACGGTGGTCAAAAGAAGGGGCTATACGCTGCTGGAAAACCATGTGAAACACGGAAAATGCGAGTTCTGCGGGACCCCAATCAGCGGCCGGTGGGATTGATGAAATGCTAAAAGATGAACATCGAACGTTGAACGTCCAACATCGAATGTTGAATGGGAAAAGATGAAGAAACAGACTTACGACCAGGAAGAAAGGCTGCTCGCGTATACAGAAATAGCCGTTGAGTGTTCGGTATTGGATGTTTGTTTTTTCATTCGATGTTGGACGTTCGATGTTCGATGTTGGACGTTCGTCTTTTTTTATGTCTTGTTTCGTGTTTTCGTACTTTCGTATTTTCGTGATGGGTTTTGAATAGTTTTTTAAAAAGGATGACTAATCGAATGCTGAATCTCTCTTACAAAATAGAAGTGATTGGGCCTGCGCTTATTGCCTTTATCCTGGCATTTGTCGTTGGCCTGCCCTGGGAATCCTCATATGCCTCTGACGAGACAGGTCAAACAATACGGCCGCCGGCTGCCGCCGGCCGGTTTTACCCGGATGACCCAGAAGAGCTTCGTAAGATGGTCGGGACCCTTTTAAGAGATGCCTCCGGTCTTGACGTTAAGGGAACAATCCGGGGCCTGGTCTCTCCACATGCCGGATATATTTATTCCGGTATTGTCGCTGCCGCGGGATACAGGCAGATAGCTCCTTCTACCAGGACAGTGATACTCATTGGACCGAGTCATCGGTTTCCCTTAGGGGGGCGTCCATTCCATCAGTGACAGCCTACAGGACCCCCCTGGGAGACGTCCGGCTGTCAAAACTTGCTTTCAGACTCCAAAAACTGCCCATCTTTGGATCTGTCACTGAGGCACACAAGATGGAGCATTCCCTTGAGGTCCAGCTCCCTTTTCTTCAAGTGATGCTGAGGGCATTCGAGATTGTGCCGATCCTCGTAAACAGTGCGGACCCAAAGGCCCTTGCCGCAGCGCTTGCTCCATATATTGACAACGATACATTGATTGTGGCAAGCACGGATCTTTCCCACTATTATCCCTACGAAAGAGCGGTTTCCCTGGACCGGATCTGCACCAGCGCCATCACCGGCGCAGAGTTTTCCCGTATGCCGCTGTGCGAGGCCTGCGGTAAGCAGGCAGTTATGACACTGATGCATATTGCTGAGATCAAGAACTGGGATGCAAAATTGATCGATTACAAAAATTCGGGCGATACTGCAGGAGGCAGGAACAATGTGGTGGGTTATGCGAGTATCGCCTTTGTGGATAGAAAGGAGGGGTCTAAAAAAATGAAGGAATCCATGTCCATCCGGGATAAAAAGGCCCTTCTCAGGCTTGCCCGCTCTGCCATCGAGGCAAAGCTTGTGAAAGACGTCAAGGTGGAAAGGCCGGAGCCATCTCTCATTTTGAAGGAGAACAGGGGCTGTTTTGTCACCTTACATAAATACGGGCAACTCCGGGGATGCATCGGAACCATAGAGCCTATATGTCCTCTTGCTGAATGCGTAGAAAAAAACGCCCAAAACGCAGCCTTCAGAGATCCGAGGTTTCCGTGCCTGGGTGCAGAGGAGCTGCCTGAGATAGACATTGAGGTGAGCATCCTGTCCGTACCCGAGAGACTGAGGTTCAGGGATGGAGACGATCTGAAGCGTCAGCTCCGGCCTAATGTCCATGGAGTGATTCTTTCTCGCGGAATGCACCGCTCGACCTTCCTCCCCCAGGTCTGGGAGCAGTTGCCGGACAAGGAACAGTTCCTCGAACACCTGTGTTTAAAAGGCGGCATGCCGGCGAATGCATGGAAGGACCCTGCAACCAGCGTAGAGGTATATCAAGCCGAGGTCTTTGGCGAAAAGGATTTCAAGTGAGCGTTCATTTCAGAGGGCATTCCAGGCTGAGTATTCTCTGCCTGAGAAACATCATCGAGAAAAAAGGGGGAGTCTTATGGGCAAGTTGAGCAGAATACTGGTTGCATTAGTCATCCTGATTTGTGTTGTGCTTATAGGCCTTGCGCTTTTCGTGCGCTTCTACTTTACGGAAGACCGTGTCAGGGCCCTGATCATTCCACCGGCGGAGGAGGCCCTGGGCAGGAAGGTACATATAGGGAGTATAGATGTGGGCCTGTTTACAGGCATAACCGTCAAGGACTTCTCTGTTAAAGAGGCTGACGGAAAGACGGATTTCCTGAGCACCGGGGAATTTGTCCTAAGATATAATCTCTGGCCCTTGCTTCAAGGGACCGTGGCGGTCAGCGAGGTGCGCCTTGGTGAACCGAGGGTATGGATTCTCCGGGACAGACAGGGAAGGTTTAACTTCGAGACCCTGGCATTTCTGGCCGAGGGAGAGGAAAAGAAGGCGGAGCCGGGCCCTGAAGCCAGGACTGCACTTCCTTTGGCCCTTACAGTGGAACAGGTGAAGGTTGACAGGGCCCAGATTGTCGTCCGTGATGCAACCGGAGAAATACCTGACACAAAAGCAAGGGCGGACCTTATGGTCACTCTGGATGTGGGTCGTGATCTGGCTTCGCTGAATTACAAGGGAAATCTGAGCTTTGCTGCAGACCTTGTCTACGGTGAAGTCAAATCCAATATCTCTGGAAAGAGTGATTTCGATCAGGACAGACTGGGATATGCAGTGGACGTTATTCTGGATGACCAGAAGGCGCGCCTCAGCGGAGAGGTGAAGAACTATGCCAAGGTCCCGGACATACGCCTGGACATCACCAGCGAGGTTATGGATATCGACAGGCTTCTTGCTCTCATGGCAGGCCTTCCTGCAGCATCAGAGGCCGGAGAAAAGAGAGAAGTCGCAAAGGTATCCGGTCAGTCTCCCGGAGCCGCCTTGCCCCAGGGTCTCATGGCCTCCGGTGAGGTCAGGATCGGCAGGACACTCTATAAGGGGCTTGAGGTAAAGGACTTCCTTTTGCAGTATAACCTCGAGAAAGGAGTTTTGACCATAAAAGACCTTTCTGCCGGGGTCGCCGGGGGACAGGTTTCAAGCAGGATGAAAGTGGATCTTAATAAACCCGGTCTTATCTACGGAGGTGAACTCGATCTCAAATCCGTAAAGTTTCAAGGGCTTTTGCCCGTTTTGGCCAATATCTCAGGCGATATGGTTTCAGGGATGATGGAATCTCATTTCACCTTTTCCGGGGCCGGCATTGAGTGGCCGGTTCTTCGGGATGCCCTGAGCGTTGAGGGCACCTATGCACTGCGGGACGGCGGATTCCGGGATACTCCGGTAACCACGGCAATAGCGGAACTCCTGGGGCTCGAGGAGTTGAAAAGACTGTCTTTTAAGAGTCTTGATGGAACGTTGCATGTTATAAAGGGCAGGGCAGCCATCAGGAGCCGGATGAGCGGAAAGGACGTGAGCGCAAGGCTGGACGGCACTATCGGGCTGGACGGCAGTCTGGACATGCCCATGACCTTGCTCCTTTCTCAGAAACTCAGCGAAAAGCTCCGGAAACGCGTCTCGATTGCAAAATACCTGACCAGCGAAGAGGGACAGACCGAGCTGCGCCTGAAGCTGGCTGGAAGCCTGATGCGTCCCTATCCGGCCCTGGATACAGCCGGGGTCTCGGAACAGGTGAAAGAGACTATCCGGAAAAAGGCAGTTGAAAAGCTGGATGAAGTCCTGACCGGCAAGAGGAAAAAGGCAGGGGAAGAGGGTGCAGATACCGGCAAGGATGCGGGCAAGGAACTTATCAGGGGAATATTAGGGCGATAACCTGGTAAACTTCATAGTTCGTCCCTGGATGAAGACTGAAGATTAGCTGATACAGGAGGTGTAAGAATGAGAGTACTTATCTTGAGCGCAGATGGATTTGAGGACAGCGAGCTTCTGTGTCCTATGTACCGGCTTAAAGAGGCGGATTATCAGGTGGACATAGCTGCGCCGGAATGGGGCCAGATAAAGGGAAAGCGGGGTTATACGGTGACTGCCAACCTGGCCCTGGACGACGTGGAGACTGACGGCTTTAGACTGCTTCTTTTGCCCGGTGGCAAGGAGGCATCCCAGACGCTTCGCACAATTCCGCTAGCTCAGGACATTGTGCGCTCTTTTGCGGACAAGGGCCTGCCCGTGGCCGCCATCTGTCACGGTCCGCAGATTCTGGTGTCGGCGGGTATCCTGGTTGGGCGGAGGGCTACTTGCTGCAAGACGGTAGCCGGAGAGCTTGAGGCCATCGGGGCGATTTACGAGGACTCAGAGGTAGTAGTGGATGGCAATATCATAACCTCCCGCCAACCCTCGGACATCCCCATGTTTATGAAGGCCGTCCTGGAGGCCCTAGCCGTTTGAGAGTGCTGTTTCTGATATTCAGCTTAAGGACGGTTTCCGTATAGTTTTATCCTGGTTGGCGTCAGAAATGCCTGTATCCTGCTGTCTTTGAGTGTCTTCAAGGCTATCTATGCCAAAGAGGAGGCGGGCAGCGTCCAGTATCATCTCTCCATCTTTTTCTTGAGTCCCTTTTTTTAGGCAAACTATCGGGTCGTGGAGTATCTTTTGAACAATGGACCTCGTGAGGACATCCAGGGCCTTTTGCTGCTCGTCATTGAGGGATTCAACAAGTACCTTGCGGCTACGTGAAAGCTCCTTCTGCCTTACCGCCTCGGCCTTTTCCTGAAGATGCTGAATCACGGGTACCACATTCAGAGATTCCATCCAGGACATGAACTTGATGACTTCTGCCTCTACTATGCGATCCGCCTTGGATGCTTCCTTCTCACGTTCTGCCTTATTGAATTCTATAACTCCCTTCAGATCATCAATGTCGTATAAATAGACATTGTCTATATCATTGATCTCTGGATCGATGTCTCTTGGCACCGCTATATCAATAATGAACAGAAGGCGATGACGTCTGGGACGCATAATCCGTTTTACCTGGTCTTTTCTGAGGATAATCCCGGGGGCACCGGTAGAGCTTATAACTATGTCCGCACCAACCAGAGCCTCCTCAATCTCTTCCAGGGATATGGCGCTTCCTCCAAGGGACCGGGCGAGCTCTACCGCCCTGGAGAGTGTACGGTTGGCCACGACCAGTTTGCCGGCACCGCTGGAAATGAGATGTTTTGCAGCCAGCTCAGCCATTTCCCCTGCACCTATCAGCATGCCGCCTCTGCCTGTAAGGTCCCCAAAAATCTTTTTGGCAAGCTCAACGGCCGCATAACTGATAGAGACGGCATGACTTGCAATTCTCGTTTCGGTCCTGATTTTCTTGGCCACGGAAAAGGCCTTATGGAGTAAACGATTAAGAACTGTGCCTGCAGTCTTGGCCTCTAAGGCCATGCGGTAGGCATCCTTCAACTGGCCAAGGATCTGGGGCTCGCCTACAACCATGGAGTCAAGGCTGGAGGCTACCCTGAAAAGGTGCCTGACGGCGGACGTTCCTTCATATTCATAGAGTACCTCCTGGAGTGTAGGGGGATCCACCTCTCCCCTTTGTTGCCACAGCTCCTTTATTGATTCTTTGGCCTCCTCAAGGCGATTCGTAGAAATCAGGACTTCTACCCTGTTACAGGTGGACAGGAACACAACTTCTTCGCAGAAAGGAAGCTCCGCGAACAATTTCAGGGCAGGGATATTGCTTTCACTCATGGAAAGGCATTCCCGCACTTCCACAGGTGCGGTATTATGATTTACTCCTAAAAGGACTATTTGCGGTCTATTTAAGCCAGGTGGCATAGGAATGGGCACCAGAAAGTAACAGGCTTACTCCCAGGAAGGTAAAGACCAAAACAGTAAAACCGATTAATGTCATGACAGCAGCCTTTCGCCCCCGCCAACCCACTGTAAGCCGCTGATGAAAAAGTGCTGCATAAATAAACCAGGTGATAAGTGACCATGTTTCCTTTGGGTCCCAGCTCCAGTAAGATCCCCAGGCCTTCTCGGCCCAAATGGACCCGGTTATTATCCCCAGTGTCAACAGGGGAAACCCCATGGTCAGGCAGCGCTTGTTCATGGCATCCAAGGTTTCAAGGGAGGGCAGCCTTTGGAATACTGCCCCCAGCCGCTTCTTTTTTATCTGCCTTTCCTGGAGCAAGTACATAATGGCAATACAAAAGGCCAAGGCAAAAATGGCATCTGCTGACAGGCAGATAATGGCATGAATAGGGAGCCAGATACTCTTGAGGACCGGAGGCAGGGGCAGGATTTCCCTTGACTGAAAGGATGACGCAGTCATCACGATCATGGCGAAGGGTACCACAAAGGCCCCAAGAGATTTCAACTTGTGTTGCCATTGAAACAGGAGAAAAGAACCGACCATTGCCCAAGCCAGGAACGATAGGGAATCGTGGAGGTTGACAAGGGGGGGGTGGCCCCCTGCAAACCATCGCATTAAAACAGCAGCAGTATGAAAACCAAAACCCACGGATAAAAAGACAGCAGCAATCCGTTCCGCATCCT
The window above is part of the Deltaproteobacteria bacterium genome. Proteins encoded here:
- a CDS encoding AbrB family transcriptional regulator, translated to MQTTITSKYQTTIPKAIRQKLGLSVHDTLEWDLKNGIMVVKPRKAGFLRFRNIVRTGPGDIKRDIHKARKLRATRTGTDMKP
- a CDS encoding glutamyl-tRNA reductase; translation: MPPGLNRPQIVLLGVNHNTAPVEVRECLSMSESNIPALKLFAELPFCEEVVFLSTCNRVEVLISTNRLEEAKESIKELWQQRGEVDPPTLQEVLYEYEGTSAVRHLFRVASSLDSMVVGEPQILGQLKDAYRMALEAKTAGTVLNRLLHKAFSVAKKIRTETRIASHAVSISYAAVELAKKIFGDLTGRGGMLIGAGEMAELAAKHLISSGAGKLVVANRTLSRAVELARSLGGSAISLEEIEEALVGADIVISSTGAPGIILRKDQVKRIMRPRRHRLLFIIDIAVPRDIDPEINDIDNVYLYDIDDLKGVIEFNKAEREKEASKADRIVEAEVIKFMSWMESLNVVPVIQHLQEKAEAVRQKELSRSRKVLVESLNDEQQKALDVLTRSIVQKILHDPIVCLKKGTQEKDGEMILDAARLLFGIDSLEDTQRQQDTGISDANQDKTIRKPSLS
- a CDS encoding type 1 glutamine amidotransferase gives rise to the protein MRVLILSADGFEDSELLCPMYRLKEADYQVDIAAPEWGQIKGKRGYTVTANLALDDVETDGFRLLLLPGGKEASQTLRTIPLAQDIVRSFADKGLPVAAICHGPQILVSAGILVGRRATCCKTVAGELEAIGAIYEDSEVVVDGNIITSRQPSDIPMFMKAVLEALAV
- the ccsB gene encoding c-type cytochrome biogenesis protein CcsB, translated to MHKFLFQITVFIYFISAAGFIVHIITLRKDAERIAAVFLSVGFGFHTAAVLMRWFAGGHPPLVNLHDSLSFLAWAMVGSFLLFQWQHKLKSLGAFVVPFAMIVMTASSFQSREILPLPPVLKSIWLPIHAIICLSADAIFALAFCIAIMYLLQERQIKKKRLGAVFQRLPSLETLDAMNKRCLTMGFPLLTLGIITGSIWAEKAWGSYWSWDPKETWSLITWFIYAALFHQRLTVGWRGRKAAVMTLIGFTVLVFTFLGVSLLLSGAHSYATWLK
- the amrB gene encoding AmmeMemoRadiSam system protein B, translating into MTNRMLNLSYKIEVIGPALIAFILAFVVGLPWESSYASDETGQTIRPPAAAGRFYPDDPEELRKMVGTLLRDASGLDVKGTIRGLVSPHAGYIYSGIVAAAGYRQIAPSTRTVILIGPSHRFPLGGRPFHQ
- a CDS encoding nucleoside triphosphate pyrophosphohydrolase; this encodes MNPEPSNTEKAFSELRSIVARLRAPDGCPWDREQTPSSVKKYILEEAYELSEAIDEKDPKPVAEELGDLFFMLLLLANIYEEADISFLEQAFAGIGRKMIRRHPHIFGDVKVTSIEEVAANWQAIKAGEAEERGEKHSVLGHLPKSLPALQRAFRVGERASRVSFDWVKPEDVWAKMAEEEQELREAISTKSRDHIEHEIGDVLFTMANMARLLKINPEDALQKTIDRFVARFYAMEDIIRSQGNELARCSVEEMDKAWAEAKKICK
- the amrS gene encoding AmmeMemoRadiSam system radical SAM enzyme — translated: MKTTRRHFIKTAFCATCGALMFPWECVWAKEHFSPADPHVKEAYFYKQLTGGAVRCSTCPHECVILPGRRGRCRAKVNIDGKLFSISYGNPCVVHVDPVEKKPLLHFYPGSNAFSLAVAGCNFRCLNCQNWEISQTSPDKTRNYDLPPEEVVMAASQYRCKSIAYTYSEATTFYEYMVDISAKAKEAGIKNIWVSAAYINQPALNRLCDVIDAASVNLKSFSDKIYQDLNGGHLEPVLETFKTLHRRGVWMEIINLVIPTYTDDMEMIKKMCGWIADNLGTEYPLHFSRFFPKYKLVHLPPTPVDVLEQARDVALEQGLRYVYIGNVPGGCDKTVCPDCKRTVVKRRGYTLLENHVKHGKCEFCGTPISGRWD
- a CDS encoding PIN domain nuclease, with translation MQKVVIDTNCLISYVTDRNLKQQEIVSSVLEQAAGLKICIYCHFHVISEFIFVLDSVYGINPKDIRVMAQEFLSMPGVELISEVNTKTLFTFWPERIRDYGDAIIAATCRHIRGGAVLTFDSRFKASLKGLRLKIY